Proteins encoded by one window of Taeniopygia guttata chromosome 1A, bTaeGut7.mat, whole genome shotgun sequence:
- the KICS2 gene encoding KICSTOR subunit 2 isoform X1, producing MGESIPLGAPVPVEQAVLETFFSHLGIFSYDKAKDNVEKEREANKSAGSSWLALLAGLAHLAAAEKAYHSMTFLGQKLGGQSFFSRKDSIRTIYTSLHNELKKVVATGHNALGGTAPHLEELLSHLSEQLCFFVQARMEIADFYEKMYTLSTQKFINSEELVNILESILKKYSSRFHHPILSPLESSFQLEVDVLAHLLKAQAQISEWKFLPSLVNLHSAHTKLQTWGQIFEKQRETKKHLFGGQSQKAVQPPHLFLWLMKLKNILLAKFSFYFHEALSRQTTASEMKTLTAKTNPDYFGKISSFIRKYDAVNVSLIFDNRGSESFQGHGYHHPHSYREAPKGVDQYPAVVSLPSDRPVMHWPNVIMIMTDRTSDLNSLEKVVHFYDDKVQSTYFLTRPEPHFTIVVIFESKKSERDYHFISFLNEISHSLKNSKAFASLKPGSKG from the exons ATGGGGGAGTCGATCCCGCTGGGAGCGCCGGTGCCGGTGGAGCAGGCCGTGCTGGAGACCTTCTTCTCCCACCTGGGCATCTTCTCCTACGACAAGGCCAAGGACAATGTGGAGAAGGAGCGGGAGGCCAACAAGAGCGCGGGGTCCAGCTGGCTGGCGCTGCTGGCCGGGCTGGCGCACCTGGCGGCGGCCGAGAAGGCCTATCACAGCATGACCTTCCTGGGACAGAAGCTAG GTGGTCAGTCATTCTTCAGCCGAAAGGACTCCATCCGAACCATCTACACATCTCTGCATAATGAGCTGAAGAAGGTGGTGGCGACGGGTCACAATGCACTAGGAGGAACAGCTCCTCACTTGGAAGAGCTGCTTTCTCACCTGTCTGAACAGCTCTGTTTTTTTGTTCAGGCTCGGATGGAAATTGCTGACTTCTATGAAAAAATGTACACGCTCAGCACCCAAAAGTTCATTAACTCTGAGGAACTGGTAAACATTTTGGAATCCATCTTAAAGAAATACAGTTCAAG ATTTCATCATCCAATCCTCAGTCCTCTTGAAAGCAGTTTCCAGCTGGAGGTAGATGTGCTTGCACACCTCTTAAAGGCTCAGGCTCAGATCTCAGAGTGGAAGTTCCTTCCATCCCTGGTCAATTTGCACAGTGCTCACACAAAGCTACAGACTTGGGGCCAAATTTTTGAGAAACAGCGGGAGACCAAGAAGCACCTGTTTGGAGGGCAGTCTCAGAAGGCTGTGCAACCTCCACACCTCTTCCTGTGGCTGATGAAGCTCAAAAACATTCTCCTTGCCAAGTTTAGCTTTTACTTTCATGAGGCCCTTAGTCGACAGACAACAGcatctgaaatgaaaactttgACTGCTAAAACAAATCCTGATTACTTTGGGAAAATTTCCAGCTTCATCCGGAAGTATGATGCTGTCAATGTTTCCTTAATTTTTGACAATCGTGGATCAGAGAGTTTTCAGGGACATGGTTATCATCATCCCCATTCATACAGGGAAGCCCCCAAAGGAGTGGATCAGTATCCTGCAGTGGTGTCTCTGCCCAGTGACAGGCCGGTTATGCACTGGCCCAATGTGATCATGATTATGACTGATAGAACCTCTGACCTCAACAGTTTGGAGAAGGTTGTTCACTTCTACGATGACAAAGTCCAAAGCACCTACTTTCTGACCCGCCCCGAACCTCACTTCACCATTGTAGTTATTTTTGAGTCCAAGAAGTCAGAAAGGGACtatcattttatttcttttctcaatGAAATTTCACATTCCCTTAAGAACTCCAAAGCTTTTGCAAGCTTGAAACCTGGATCCAAAGGGTGA
- the KICS2 gene encoding KICSTOR subunit 2 isoform X2, whose amino-acid sequence MGESIPLGAPVPVEQAVLETFFSHLGIFSYDKAKDNVEKEREANKSAGSSWLALLAGLAHLAAAEKAYHSMTFLGQKLGGQSFFSRKDSIRTIYTSLHNELKKLCFFVQARMEIADFYEKMYTLSTQKFINSEELVNILESILKKYSSRFHHPILSPLESSFQLEVDVLAHLLKAQAQISEWKFLPSLVNLHSAHTKLQTWGQIFEKQRETKKHLFGGQSQKAVQPPHLFLWLMKLKNILLAKFSFYFHEALSRQTTASEMKTLTAKTNPDYFGKISSFIRKYDAVNVSLIFDNRGSESFQGHGYHHPHSYREAPKGVDQYPAVVSLPSDRPVMHWPNVIMIMTDRTSDLNSLEKVVHFYDDKVQSTYFLTRPEPHFTIVVIFESKKSERDYHFISFLNEISHSLKNSKAFASLKPGSKG is encoded by the exons ATGGGGGAGTCGATCCCGCTGGGAGCGCCGGTGCCGGTGGAGCAGGCCGTGCTGGAGACCTTCTTCTCCCACCTGGGCATCTTCTCCTACGACAAGGCCAAGGACAATGTGGAGAAGGAGCGGGAGGCCAACAAGAGCGCGGGGTCCAGCTGGCTGGCGCTGCTGGCCGGGCTGGCGCACCTGGCGGCGGCCGAGAAGGCCTATCACAGCATGACCTTCCTGGGACAGAAGCTAG GTGGTCAGTCATTCTTCAGCCGAAAGGACTCCATCCGAACCATCTACACATCTCTGCATAATGAGCTGAAGAAG CTCTGTTTTTTTGTTCAGGCTCGGATGGAAATTGCTGACTTCTATGAAAAAATGTACACGCTCAGCACCCAAAAGTTCATTAACTCTGAGGAACTGGTAAACATTTTGGAATCCATCTTAAAGAAATACAGTTCAAG ATTTCATCATCCAATCCTCAGTCCTCTTGAAAGCAGTTTCCAGCTGGAGGTAGATGTGCTTGCACACCTCTTAAAGGCTCAGGCTCAGATCTCAGAGTGGAAGTTCCTTCCATCCCTGGTCAATTTGCACAGTGCTCACACAAAGCTACAGACTTGGGGCCAAATTTTTGAGAAACAGCGGGAGACCAAGAAGCACCTGTTTGGAGGGCAGTCTCAGAAGGCTGTGCAACCTCCACACCTCTTCCTGTGGCTGATGAAGCTCAAAAACATTCTCCTTGCCAAGTTTAGCTTTTACTTTCATGAGGCCCTTAGTCGACAGACAACAGcatctgaaatgaaaactttgACTGCTAAAACAAATCCTGATTACTTTGGGAAAATTTCCAGCTTCATCCGGAAGTATGATGCTGTCAATGTTTCCTTAATTTTTGACAATCGTGGATCAGAGAGTTTTCAGGGACATGGTTATCATCATCCCCATTCATACAGGGAAGCCCCCAAAGGAGTGGATCAGTATCCTGCAGTGGTGTCTCTGCCCAGTGACAGGCCGGTTATGCACTGGCCCAATGTGATCATGATTATGACTGATAGAACCTCTGACCTCAACAGTTTGGAGAAGGTTGTTCACTTCTACGATGACAAAGTCCAAAGCACCTACTTTCTGACCCGCCCCGAACCTCACTTCACCATTGTAGTTATTTTTGAGTCCAAGAAGTCAGAAAGGGACtatcattttatttcttttctcaatGAAATTTCACATTCCCTTAAGAACTCCAAAGCTTTTGCAAGCTTGAAACCTGGATCCAAAGGGTGA